Proteins encoded by one window of Planktothrix serta PCC 8927:
- a CDS encoding AAA family ATPase, producing MFKKITLKNYRTHKSTTLELQPITLLIGNNNSGKTNFLSGIQHFSELIIQLNDYRPAQAKDYFPHRYCLANDDAPMSIEIEWSKNNNFVRYYMELYPNKKFKNNIGCKEKCEFRFNHSNSLQTLTSGYDPESNLLEIHSRLYHGHLESLEPEDQDVLKLFFHDFQNTFSYHLQPSFLKDFFIEEEKNEIIDIHKNISRPPRPIILKSTQLKLTSSFSCLDYEGKNLQNIIYYIKTKNERVFSRFLALMRRFANNQNFQGIRYDEENSKLLWQFDLGRTTTDLLVDEFPPEVLSDGLLKAAAIALLVSLETSPALILMEEIENGINPGNIQELMRWIWQATAPNQKDISHQFILTSYSPSVLREFHKNLDSVYTFRLNKRTYQSDVRNLNQALDTLIGIGAVEGEIIEDEATGKRLVEIPQYQLAELWYSGTIG from the coding sequence ATGTTTAAAAAAATTACCCTAAAAAACTACAGAACTCATAAATCAACTACCCTGGAACTTCAGCCAATTACCCTACTAATCGGTAACAATAATTCGGGGAAAACTAACTTTTTATCGGGAATACAGCATTTTTCTGAGTTAATTATACAGTTAAATGATTACCGACCTGCTCAAGCTAAAGATTATTTTCCCCATCGTTATTGTCTAGCTAATGATGATGCTCCAATGTCTATTGAAATTGAATGGAGCAAAAATAACAATTTTGTTAGGTATTATATGGAGCTTTATCCGAATAAAAAATTTAAAAATAATATAGGTTGTAAAGAAAAATGTGAGTTTAGGTTTAACCATTCAAACAGTCTACAAACTTTGACCAGTGGTTATGATCCTGAAAGTAATTTATTAGAAATTCATTCTAGACTTTATCATGGTCACTTAGAATCATTAGAACCTGAAGATCAAGACGTATTAAAGTTATTTTTCCATGATTTTCAGAATACATTTAGCTATCATTTACAACCATCTTTTTTAAAAGATTTTTTTATTGAAGAAGAAAAAAATGAAATTATAGATATTCATAAGAATATCAGTAGACCACCAAGACCTATAATACTTAAATCTACACAACTAAAGCTAACAAGTTCATTTTCATGTTTAGACTATGAAGGAAAAAATTTACAGAACATTATTTATTATATAAAAACTAAAAATGAACGAGTTTTCAGTCGTTTCTTAGCATTAATGAGACGTTTTGCAAACAATCAAAACTTTCAAGGAATTCGTTATGATGAAGAAAATTCTAAATTATTATGGCAGTTTGATTTAGGAAGAACAACAACAGATCTCTTAGTAGATGAGTTTCCCCCAGAAGTTCTTTCTGATGGATTGCTAAAAGCAGCAGCAATCGCATTATTAGTCTCTTTGGAAACTTCTCCCGCTTTAATCTTAATGGAAGAAATCGAAAATGGTATCAATCCCGGCAATATTCAGGAGTTGATGCGATGGATTTGGCAAGCAACCGCTCCCAATCAAAAAGATATTAGTCACCAATTTATTTTAACTTCTTATAGTCCTTCTGTTCTCAGAGAATTTCATAAAAATTTAGATTCAGTCTATACATTTCGATTAAATAAACGTACCTATCAAAGTGATGTAAGAAACTTGAATCAAGCATTGGATACTTTGATTGGAATTGGTGCTGTAGAGGGAGAAATTATTGAAGATGAAGCTACTGGAAAACGCTTAGTTGAAATTCCCCAATATCAATTAGCGGAACTTTGGTATTCGGGGACTATTGGCTAA
- a CDS encoding chlorophyll a/b-binding protein, whose protein sequence is MTSPTPSTSTPDEPNPQPEPAMGWTSYAEQINGRFAMVGFVLLILLEFFTHQDLFTWLGLH, encoded by the coding sequence ATGACTTCTCCAACACCTTCGACTTCAACTCCCGACGAACCCAACCCCCAACCCGAACCCGCAATGGGTTGGACTTCCTACGCCGAACAAATTAACGGCCGTTTTGCCATGGTCGGATTTGTTCTATTAATTCTATTGGAATTTTTTACCCATCAAGATTTATTCACTTGGTTGGGTTTGCATTAG
- a CDS encoding succinate dehydrogenase/fumarate reductase iron-sulfur subunit: MKVKFNIVRQSPNSFPQVQSYLLDVEPGNTILDCLNLIKWEQDGTLAFRKNCRNTICGSCSMGINGRSALACKENIGSEVARLQKIAEANSEPTPSNDIPEMTIAPMGNLPVLKDLVVDMNRFWDNLEAVEPYVSTAGRAIPEREFLQTPEERAKLDQMGNCILCGACYSDCNAVEVNPDFVGPHALAKAQRMVADSRDAKTEQRLEHYNEGIQGVWGCTRCFNCNSVCPMEVAPLDQISKIKHEILERKDANASRPIRHRKVLVELVKQGGWVDERKFAVMVIGNYFRDLKGLLSLGPVGIRVVMRGKFPLTFEPSEGTETVRSLIQSIQDLEKQP; encoded by the coding sequence ATGAAAGTTAAGTTTAATATTGTTAGGCAAAGTCCTAATTCCTTTCCCCAAGTCCAAAGTTATCTGCTTGATGTTGAACCCGGAAATACAATTCTGGACTGTCTTAACCTCATTAAATGGGAACAGGATGGGACTTTAGCTTTTAGAAAAAACTGCCGGAATACCATTTGTGGCAGTTGTTCCATGGGAATTAATGGCCGTTCTGCTTTAGCCTGTAAGGAAAATATTGGCAGCGAAGTGGCCCGTTTACAAAAAATTGCCGAAGCCAACTCAGAGCCAACCCCCTCAAACGATATCCCAGAAATGACCATCGCCCCGATGGGGAATTTACCCGTCCTCAAAGACCTAGTGGTGGACATGAACCGCTTCTGGGATAACTTGGAAGCCGTTGAACCCTACGTCAGTACCGCAGGACGGGCCATTCCTGAACGGGAATTTCTCCAAACCCCAGAAGAACGGGCCAAACTTGACCAAATGGGCAACTGTATTCTCTGTGGAGCTTGTTATTCCGACTGTAACGCCGTCGAAGTTAACCCCGATTTTGTTGGGCCCCACGCCTTAGCCAAAGCTCAACGCATGGTCGCCGACTCCCGTGATGCCAAAACCGAACAACGCCTAGAACACTATAACGAAGGGATACAGGGCGTTTGGGGTTGTACCCGTTGCTTTAACTGTAACTCCGTTTGTCCGATGGAGGTGGCTCCCCTGGATCAGATTAGCAAAATTAAACATGAAATCCTTGAACGCAAAGACGCTAACGCCAGTCGTCCCATTCGCCATCGCAAAGTATTAGTGGAATTGGTCAAACAGGGCGGTTGGGTCGATGAACGCAAATTTGCTGTAATGGTAATAGGTAATTATTTCCGCGATCTCAAGGGTTTACTCAGCTTAGGGCCCGTAGGAATACGGGTGGTTATGCGGGGTAAATTCCCCCTAACCTTTGAACCTTCTGAAGGAACAGAAACAGTGAGATCCCTAATTCAATCGATTCAAGACTTAGAAAAACAACCATGA
- a CDS encoding TIGR03943 family putative permease subunit: protein MTHLTQKLSRFYQRFSPSLENPWLDVFALLAWGILLLKYWISGKLYILIHPNYFGLTLAAALTLFILGGLKVKQITQETPSPAVQHISLFPKGWSSILLIITACLGLFITPQMFGAQTALKRGLTESLPITRAQPQEFRTAIQPENRSLIEWVRLLNVNPEPDAYTGQKAKVTGFVIYPPDLSENYIWLGRFILTCCAADAYPVGLPVLLPEGKSRQLYTQDTWLEVEGEMFTETFNEQRKLTIKAKTVKAILPPKNPYDY, encoded by the coding sequence ATGACGCATCTGACTCAAAAACTTAGCCGTTTCTACCAGCGATTTTCCCCAAGTTTAGAAAACCCTTGGTTAGATGTTTTTGCTTTGTTGGCTTGGGGAATTTTGCTATTAAAATATTGGATCAGTGGAAAACTCTACATTCTCATCCATCCCAATTATTTTGGGTTAACCCTGGCTGCGGCTCTAACATTATTTATCTTAGGAGGATTAAAAGTTAAACAAATTACTCAAGAAACCCCATCCCCTGCTGTACAACATATCAGCTTATTTCCCAAAGGTTGGAGTAGTATCTTATTAATTATTACTGCTTGTTTGGGATTATTCATCACACCCCAAATGTTCGGCGCACAAACCGCATTAAAACGGGGGTTAACGGAATCTTTACCCATAACTCGCGCCCAACCCCAGGAATTTAGAACCGCAATTCAACCGGAAAATCGTTCTTTAATTGAATGGGTGAGATTACTCAATGTTAATCCTGAACCTGATGCTTATACAGGTCAAAAAGCCAAAGTCACCGGGTTTGTGATTTATCCTCCCGATTTAAGCGAAAATTATATATGGTTAGGACGATTTATTTTAACCTGTTGTGCGGCGGATGCTTACCCTGTCGGACTTCCCGTTTTACTTCCTGAAGGGAAATCTCGACAATTATATACTCAAGATACTTGGTTAGAGGTGGAAGGAGAAATGTTTACCGAAACCTTTAATGAGCAACGCAAGTTAACCATTAAAGCCAAAACAGTTAAAGCTATTCTCCCTCCTAAAAACCCCTACGATTACTAA
- a CDS encoding permease: MQATFIHQFNSGFTLFLSLLVEAIPFLLLGVLFSSLLLWFVDEQKLLSYIPPHPLLGAFMGSLVGFLFPVCECGNVPVARRLLLQGVPSSVAIGFLFAAPTINPIVIWSTWVAFRDQPEIVILRVLFSLTIATTLGWLFSVQKDLRPIVQPAIARALPIVDPPKPPASDLVASSLLQSGTYFLGESEQPLRLESLPAWKTQRLLKKNQVKKESVTVKPSLPPWKTIFLTPTQERWSSMLENMVQEFRELGGVLVLGSFIAALIQVAVPREFILNLGQSPVTSILAMLLLAGVVSICSTVDSFFALSFSSAFTSGSLLAFLVFGPMIDIKTVGLMLSVFKARAVFYLVILAFQLTFLFTLVVNLNFS, encoded by the coding sequence ATGCAAGCAACATTCATCCATCAATTCAATAGCGGTTTTACGCTGTTTCTCAGCTTGCTGGTAGAAGCGATCCCCTTTTTACTATTGGGGGTTTTATTTTCCAGTTTGCTGTTATGGTTCGTTGATGAACAGAAACTTTTATCCTATATTCCTCCCCATCCTCTGTTAGGGGCATTTATGGGGAGTTTAGTGGGGTTTCTGTTTCCCGTCTGCGAATGCGGTAACGTTCCCGTCGCCCGTCGCTTGCTTCTGCAAGGGGTTCCCTCATCAGTGGCCATTGGGTTCTTATTTGCCGCCCCCACCATTAACCCCATTGTCATCTGGTCAACCTGGGTAGCCTTCCGAGATCAGCCGGAAATTGTGATTTTAAGGGTGCTATTTTCCCTGACTATTGCTACAACTTTAGGCTGGTTATTTAGTGTTCAGAAGGACTTAAGACCCATTGTTCAACCTGCGATCGCCCGTGCATTACCCATTGTTGATCCCCCTAAACCTCCTGCGTCTGACCTTGTGGCTTCTTCCTTACTTCAGTCGGGAACCTATTTTTTAGGGGAGTCAGAACAACCCCTGCGCCTAGAGTCCCTTCCCGCCTGGAAAACTCAAAGACTCCTCAAGAAAAACCAGGTTAAAAAAGAATCTGTCACTGTTAAACCTTCCCTCCCTCCTTGGAAAACGATATTCTTGACACCCACCCAAGAGCGTTGGAGTTCCATGTTGGAAAATATGGTGCAGGAATTTCGAGAATTAGGAGGAGTGTTAGTCTTAGGAAGTTTTATCGCTGCACTGATTCAAGTCGCCGTTCCGCGTGAATTTATTCTCAATTTAGGTCAAAGTCCCGTTACATCAATTCTGGCGATGTTATTGTTAGCGGGAGTTGTTTCAATTTGTTCAACCGTTGACTCCTTTTTTGCCCTCTCCTTTTCCTCTGCATTTACCAGTGGATCGCTGTTAGCTTTTTTGGTTTTTGGGCCGATGATTGATATTAAAACCGTCGGGTTAATGTTATCTGTTTTTAAAGCTCGCGCGGTTTTTTATCTGGTGATTCTTGCTTTTCAGTTAACCTTTTTATTTACCCTGGTGGTTAACTTAAATTTCAGTTAA
- a CDS encoding SDR family oxidoreductase: protein MFLVTGATGGLGRRIVQQLCDQEIPVRAFVRLSSRYAQLEHRGAQIFLGDLREQRDIEKACQGVQYIISTHSNPDNPLKLDYRANIDLIDVAKAANVKHFVFISVLGTDRGYEDSPIFKAKREVEKYLQSSGLNYTILRPSALASSLLPLAESFKQTGIYLLIGDRKNRTSVVSTDDVARIAIDSGFIEAANHQIFPVGGPEILIREDIYQIFSRVFNREPIVINPPLFLFDGLRGGLGLINSDLYQKLGTLRVLLGNEFFCTTEEIQNLELIFKMKMENLESFIRRYLAS, encoded by the coding sequence ATGTTTTTAGTAACGGGAGCAACAGGTGGATTAGGCCGTCGTATTGTTCAACAATTATGTGATCAGGAAATTCCAGTCCGAGCTTTTGTGCGTTTAAGTTCTCGATATGCTCAATTGGAACACCGAGGGGCTCAAATTTTTCTGGGGGATTTAAGGGAACAGCGAGATATTGAAAAAGCTTGTCAAGGCGTTCAATATATTATTAGTACCCATAGTAATCCTGACAATCCTCTCAAACTAGATTATCGAGCAAATATTGATTTAATTGATGTAGCAAAAGCAGCTAATGTTAAACATTTTGTGTTTATTTCTGTGTTAGGAACAGATCGAGGCTATGAAGATTCACCCATTTTTAAAGCCAAACGAGAAGTTGAGAAATATTTACAATCCAGTGGATTAAATTATACTATTTTAAGACCTTCAGCCTTAGCATCTAGTTTATTACCCTTAGCAGAAAGCTTTAAACAAACAGGAATTTATTTATTAATTGGCGATCGCAAAAATCGGACTTCCGTTGTCAGTACCGATGATGTTGCCCGCATTGCGATTGATTCAGGATTTATTGAGGCTGCAAACCATCAAATTTTTCCCGTAGGAGGGCCAGAAATTTTAATTAGAGAAGACATTTATCAAATTTTTAGCCGAGTTTTTAATCGAGAACCGATTGTAATTAATCCGCCCTTATTTCTCTTTGATGGACTTCGGGGCGGTTTGGGATTAATTAATTCTGATTTATATCAAAAATTAGGAACCTTACGAGTATTATTAGGCAATGAATTCTTCTGTACAACGGAGGAAATTCAAAACTTAGAGCTAATTTTTAAGATGAAAATGGAAAATTTAGAAAGTTTTATTCGTCGCTATTTAGCAAGTTAA
- the acsF gene encoding magnesium-protoporphyrin IX monomethyl ester (oxidative) cyclase — protein MVDSLKRPAFDEIRPGVKVPAKETILTPRFYTTDFEEMEKMDISVNEEELLAILEEFRVDYNRHHFVRDQEFEQSWDHIDGETRRVFVEFLERSCTAEFSGFLLYKELSRRLKDKSPVLAECFQLMSRDEARHAGFLNKAMSDFNLSLDLGFLTKSRQYTFFKPKFIFYATYLSEKIGYWRYITIYRHLEAHPEDRIYPIFRFFENWCQDENRHGDFFDAIMQSQPQMLNDWKAKLWCRFFLLSVFATMYLNDLQRADFYTAIGLNAREYDMEVIEKTNQTAGRVFPVMLDVDKPEFYERLDICLQNNEQLTAIVNSDSPKFIQFFQKLPYYLSNGWQLMKLYFMKPIDVTASQGAVY, from the coding sequence ATGGTAGATTCCCTGAAAAGACCCGCTTTTGACGAAATCAGACCTGGGGTGAAAGTCCCAGCGAAAGAAACCATCCTCACTCCCCGTTTTTACACGACGGATTTTGAGGAAATGGAGAAAATGGACATCTCCGTCAATGAGGAAGAACTCTTAGCCATTCTGGAAGAGTTTCGTGTAGACTACAACCGCCATCACTTTGTCCGGGATCAAGAGTTTGAGCAATCCTGGGATCATATTGATGGCGAAACTCGTCGTGTATTCGTCGAATTTTTGGAACGTTCTTGTACCGCCGAATTTTCGGGTTTCCTGCTCTATAAAGAACTTAGCCGTCGTCTCAAGGATAAAAGCCCTGTTTTAGCAGAGTGCTTCCAACTGATGTCCCGGGATGAAGCTCGTCATGCGGGTTTTCTGAATAAAGCGATGTCGGATTTTAATCTCTCCTTAGATTTAGGATTTCTGACCAAAAGCCGTCAGTATACCTTCTTTAAACCTAAATTTATCTTTTACGCCACCTATTTATCAGAAAAAATTGGTTATTGGCGCTATATCACGATTTATCGGCATTTGGAAGCGCATCCTGAAGACCGGATTTATCCGATTTTCCGCTTTTTTGAAAACTGGTGTCAGGATGAGAACCGTCATGGCGATTTCTTCGATGCCATCATGCAATCTCAACCCCAAATGCTGAATGATTGGAAGGCGAAACTGTGGTGTCGTTTCTTCCTGTTGTCGGTATTTGCCACCATGTATTTAAACGATTTGCAACGGGCAGATTTCTACACCGCCATTGGGTTAAATGCACGCGAATATGACATGGAAGTGATTGAAAAAACCAATCAAACCGCAGGTCGTGTGTTCCCCGTGATGCTGGATGTGGATAAACCTGAGTTCTATGAACGATTGGATATCTGTCTCCAGAATAACGAACAGTTAACGGCGATTGTTAATTCCGACAGTCCTAAATTTATCCAGTTTTTCCAAAAACTGCCCTACTATCTGTCTAATGGATGGCAGTTGATGAAACTGTACTTTATGAAACCGATTGATGTTACAGCCTCTCAAGGTGCTGTTTATTAA
- a CDS encoding PAS domain-containing sensor histidine kinase has protein sequence MLETLRNKFTQLRIIQGLFNYLKSVNVVPEYDNTLKHLSYERWRHNFLLVRLHLAFSIGICIYSSAIFINLLRFILWDEPFLDQNLYLQIFASLGLLICLKLLKTSWGNQHLGVLFLGLGVSLQLSKQIIQTAHGNVKPDLFAWVLTFVSQATLIPVQLIWHLISQFIILGYYFGINKLFGHKIIPPNSDSLMLLLFLFWTCLICNLSVYLYENLQRTWFNSRKKLEQAYEQLTVTEAKYRSIFENSLEGLFQSTPDGRFISANSALAGIYGYLSPEDLIQNLSHIPDQIYVNPKRRQEFVCLINQQGTVLGFESQVYRADGSIIWISENARAIRDSKGKIIAYEGDVKDITQRKYSEEEIQKALHKEKELNQLKSRFVSMISHEFRTPLTTILASAEALEHYSYKWDEDKKLTYLRRIQTTVHHLTELLNDVLLIGQGEAQKIPFHPSLMNLETFCSSLIQEMQIGLEDTKQLHFVPPEPQSMDSLTSPTQVYLDERLLRHILYNLIGNAIKYSSPVGNIELKLDYNQSQAILTLKDEGIGIPKEDQSHLFEPFHRAKNVGVIPGTGLGLTIVKKSVELQGGMIQVQSKIGLGTTVTVIFPLSGERITDEQNISD, from the coding sequence ATGTTGGAAACGCTTAGGAATAAATTCACACAGCTACGGATTATTCAAGGTCTTTTTAACTATTTAAAATCTGTTAATGTCGTTCCTGAATATGACAATACTCTTAAGCATTTGTCCTATGAACGATGGCGACATAATTTTTTATTGGTGCGGTTACATCTGGCATTTTCCATCGGAATCTGTATTTATTCTAGTGCAATTTTTATTAATTTATTACGATTTATTCTCTGGGATGAACCTTTTTTAGATCAAAATTTATACTTACAAATATTTGCTTCTTTAGGATTATTAATTTGTTTAAAGTTGTTAAAAACATCCTGGGGAAATCAACATTTAGGCGTATTATTTTTAGGCTTAGGAGTTTCTCTACAACTCAGTAAACAAATTATTCAAACGGCGCATGGAAATGTCAAGCCTGATTTATTTGCATGGGTGTTAACCTTTGTCAGTCAAGCCACATTAATTCCTGTGCAATTAATCTGGCATTTAATCTCACAATTTATTATCTTAGGCTATTATTTTGGAATCAATAAATTATTCGGTCATAAAATTATTCCTCCTAACTCTGATTCTTTGATGTTATTGTTATTCTTATTCTGGACTTGTTTAATTTGTAACCTTTCGGTTTACCTTTATGAAAATTTACAACGGACTTGGTTTAACTCCAGAAAAAAACTAGAACAAGCTTATGAACAACTAACCGTAACCGAAGCAAAATATCGCAGCATTTTTGAGAATTCCCTAGAGGGTTTATTTCAGTCCACTCCTGATGGACGTTTTATTAGCGCGAATTCAGCGCTCGCTGGAATCTATGGTTATTTATCCCCAGAAGATTTAATTCAGAATCTTTCCCATATCCCCGATCAAATTTATGTTAATCCTAAACGTCGGCAAGAATTTGTTTGTTTAATTAATCAACAAGGAACAGTATTAGGGTTTGAATCTCAGGTTTATCGCGCCGATGGGAGTATTATTTGGATTTCTGAAAATGCTAGAGCAATTCGAGATTCAAAAGGGAAAATTATCGCTTATGAAGGAGATGTAAAAGATATTACCCAACGAAAATATTCTGAAGAAGAAATTCAGAAAGCGTTACATAAAGAAAAAGAATTAAATCAACTCAAATCTCGTTTTGTATCGATGATCTCCCATGAATTTCGTACTCCTTTAACCACTATTTTAGCATCGGCAGAAGCTTTAGAACATTATAGTTATAAATGGGATGAAGATAAAAAACTAACCTATTTGCGACGCATTCAAACAACCGTTCATCATCTGACAGAACTTTTAAATGATGTGCTGCTGATCGGTCAAGGAGAAGCCCAAAAAATCCCATTTCATCCCAGTTTAATGAATTTAGAAACTTTTTGTTCTAGCCTAATTCAAGAGATGCAGATTGGTTTAGAAGATACAAAACAGCTACATTTTGTTCCTCCTGAACCCCAAAGCATGGATTCCTTGACCTCACCCACTCAAGTTTATTTAGATGAAAGATTGTTACGACACATTTTATATAACTTAATTGGTAATGCGATTAAATATTCTTCTCCCGTAGGAAACATAGAATTAAAATTAGATTATAATCAAAGTCAAGCCATTTTAACCCTAAAAGATGAAGGAATTGGTATTCCCAAAGAAGATCAATCCCATTTATTTGAACCCTTTCATCGAGCTAAAAATGTTGGGGTGATTCCCGGTACAGGATTAGGGTTAACCATCGTCAAAAAATCCGTCGAACTTCAGGGGGGTATGATTCAAGTCCAGAGTAAAATTGGCTTAGGGACAACAGTAACTGTCATTTTTCCCTTATCAGGAGAGAGAATAACCGATGAACAAAATATTAGTGATTGA
- a CDS encoding hybrid sensor histidine kinase/response regulator, which produces MNKILVIEDDLNVRSIILDILEAEDFLGIGAENGEIGVQLAKEILPDLIICDVMMPELDGHQVLEELRNYKATTTIPFIFLTAKSTTTDLRYGMNLGADDYLTKPFTHQDLLEAINSRIQKHKAIEQKAQEQLDELCHKITLSLPHELRTPLNGIIGTTQLLISDFEEMPPDEIQEMLENISISAARLYRLTCNFLLYADLELLERDPQRVQYFPKGVISNPELVIQSVIENKIKESNEKPPDFCLEIEKLTLNIPEEIFKKITEELIDNAIKFSAINTSICVKGYQIFNRYYLEFINSGRGMTAEQIAQIGAYQQFERGIYEQQGSGLGLILVKRLVQFYQGNIEIESTLGKTTIVRVILSTISS; this is translated from the coding sequence ATGAACAAAATATTAGTGATTGAAGATGATCTCAATGTTCGATCAATTATTTTAGATATTCTTGAAGCTGAAGACTTTTTAGGAATTGGTGCAGAGAATGGAGAAATAGGGGTACAACTGGCTAAAGAAATTTTACCCGATTTAATTATTTGTGATGTGATGATGCCGGAATTAGATGGACATCAAGTATTAGAAGAACTTAGAAATTATAAAGCAACTACAACAATTCCCTTTATTTTTTTAACAGCTAAATCAACAACAACTGATTTACGGTATGGCATGAATTTAGGGGCTGATGATTACCTGACTAAACCCTTTACTCACCAAGATTTATTAGAAGCAATTAATAGTCGAATTCAAAAACATAAAGCAATTGAACAAAAAGCACAAGAACAACTCGATGAGTTATGTCATAAAATTACCCTATCTCTCCCCCATGAATTAAGAACCCCTCTGAATGGAATCATCGGGACAACACAATTGTTAATTTCTGATTTTGAGGAAATGCCGCCTGATGAAATTCAAGAGATGTTAGAAAATATTAGTATATCTGCTGCTCGTTTATACCGACTGACCTGTAACTTTCTCCTCTATGCTGATTTAGAATTATTAGAACGAGATCCCCAACGAGTCCAATATTTCCCGAAAGGAGTCATTTCAAATCCTGAACTTGTCATTCAAAGTGTGATTGAAAATAAAATCAAAGAAAGTAATGAAAAGCCTCCTGATTTTTGCCTGGAAATAGAAAAACTAACCCTGAATATTCCTGAAGAAATTTTTAAAAAAATTACAGAAGAATTAATTGATAATGCGATTAAATTTTCGGCTATTAATACCTCAATTTGTGTAAAAGGATATCAAATTTTTAATCGTTATTATCTTGAATTTATTAACTCAGGACGAGGAATGACAGCAGAACAAATTGCTCAAATAGGAGCATATCAGCAATTTGAACGGGGTATTTATGAACAACAAGGATCGGGATTAGGATTAATTTTAGTCAAACGTTTAGTCCAGTTTTATCAAGGAAATATAGAAATTGAAAGTACCCTAGGAAAAACAACAATTGTGCGAGTCATTTTATCGACCATTTCCAGTTAA
- a CDS encoding SIS domain-containing protein, producing the protein MAISSHLEQEIYQQPQVLQTLLTSERPIIQQLVTELQKRRIFQVLIAARGSSDNAARYAQYLLGSVNGFLVSLATPSLYSIYQKPPQLQNTLVLGISQSGQSPDLVAVLAEARRQKVLTAAITNFSDSPLAQQADYVINLNAGVEKSIAATKTYTSELLAIALLSAELAQNTSLLTTVYTLPNLVEQTLTLNPEINRLVQRYCYMKHCVVLGRGYNYATAFELALKLKELTYTLVEPYSSADFWHGPLAIVEPGFPVFVIAPSGKVLPELQQLMQTLKEKGAELIIISDDQKTLELAQTPLILTPNIPEWISPILAIIPGQLFALNLALTRNYNVDHPRGLQKVTETR; encoded by the coding sequence ATGGCAATTTCTTCCCATCTTGAACAAGAAATTTATCAACAACCCCAGGTTTTACAAACTCTGTTAACCTCTGAACGTCCAATTATTCAACAGTTAGTCACAGAATTGCAAAAACGTCGGATTTTTCAAGTGCTGATTGCCGCTAGGGGAAGTAGCGATAATGCGGCTCGATATGCTCAATATTTATTGGGTTCTGTGAATGGTTTTTTAGTTAGTTTAGCAACACCGAGTTTATATAGTATTTATCAAAAACCTCCTCAACTCCAGAATACTTTAGTGTTAGGAATTAGCCAAAGTGGTCAGAGTCCTGATTTAGTCGCTGTATTAGCAGAAGCTCGTCGTCAAAAGGTTTTAACGGCTGCAATTACTAATTTTTCTGATTCTCCCTTAGCACAACAAGCCGATTATGTGATTAACTTAAATGCAGGAGTAGAAAAATCTATTGCAGCAACAAAAACCTATACCAGTGAATTATTAGCGATCGCTCTTTTAAGTGCCGAATTAGCTCAAAATACATCCTTATTAACAACCGTTTATACCCTTCCTAATTTAGTTGAACAAACATTAACCTTAAATCCAGAAATAAATCGTTTAGTTCAACGATATTGCTATATGAAACATTGCGTTGTTCTGGGTCGAGGCTATAACTATGCAACGGCTTTTGAACTCGCATTAAAACTCAAAGAATTAACCTATACCCTCGTTGAACCCTATAGCAGTGCCGACTTTTGGCATGGGCCCTTAGCTATTGTTGAACCTGGATTTCCGGTGTTTGTAATTGCGCCATCGGGAAAGGTTTTACCTGAATTACAACAATTAATGCAAACCTTAAAGGAAAAAGGAGCAGAATTAATTATCATTAGCGATGATCAAAAAACCTTAGAATTAGCTCAAACTCCGTTAATTTTAACGCCTAATATTCCTGAATGGATTTCTCCTATTCTTGCTATTATTCCCGGTCAATTATTTGCCTTGAATTTAGCCCTGACCCGCAATTATAATGTTGATCACCCTCGCGGACTGCAAAAAGTAACGGAAACCCGCTAG